TGAGTGAGCTGAGTGAGCACGTGAAGCTGGAGCAGTTGGGGATCCCTCGACAAGTGCTCAAGTGCGTGGGGGGGACTGGAGGGACTAAGGGGAAGGGCGGCTCAGGTCGATGGGGAGGGACAGCAGATGAAGGGAGTGGCAAATGGGCCAGGCAGAGCAAGCTTACCCCCATTCCTGCAGGCAGGCACTGAGCCTGGCCAGTTAAGATACCCTGGTCCCTACATTGCCTGGGTTCGATTCCCGCCTCTGGGTTCTGCtacttctggcttcctgctgtcacagaccctgggagacagtggtggctGAAGTGACTGGGGCCCAGCCACAATGAAGACCCGTGTTGGGTGTTTGGTTCCTGGCCTCATCCTGGACCCAACCAAGCCGTTGCAGCCAACACAGGAGTGTGAGCTAGGGGAAAAACAGCACTTGGGGGCTCTCTTACTAAGTAAACAACGCAAGGATAACCTCTGCCATTTGCAAGTTGCCCAACCAGTCTCTTTAAAGTCATTATCGTCTCCAGTGCTGACTGGTAGGACTGTTAGATTACTGAAGGAATGGTTTTTGTGAAACACCACAGTGGAGGTCCACACACTGGGCTCAGCTGTGATCCAGCCGGCCAGGAGGTctgactcccctcccctccgACCCCCAGGTACGATGACTTTCTGAAGTCCACACAGAAGAGCCCTGCCACAGCGCCCAAGCCCATGCCACCACGGCCACCCCTGCCCAACCAACAGTTTGGGGTCTCACTACAGCAGTGAGTATGGGGGAGGAGGCCCTGCCTGACTGCAGGATGGGCGGGGccctggccccctccccacctACTCACACACCCACTCCCGTAGCCTCCAGGAGAAGAGCCCAGACCAGCAGCCCATCCCCATCGTCCTCCGGGAGACAGTCGCCTACCTGCAGGCCCATGGTGAGTGTACCCACCCAGCCCAGGCCGCTGCTCTCCAACCTCGCCccagcccacccctgccccatggTCCAGAGCACCGAGCCTCACCAAATCACACTGTCCACCAGCTCTCACCACAGAGGGCATCTTCCGGAGGTCAGCCAACACGCAGATTGTGCGGGAAGTGCAGCAGAAGTACAACATGGGTGAGTTGGGGGCAGGACTGCTCCAGGCCCTCTCCGCCTTCTGTTGCCCCATGAACAAGGGTCCCAGATTTTTTCACTGGACATGGGTTTTGGTGGCATTTTTTGGCTTCACTATGTAGGTGCCATCCCACTCTTGCCTGGCTGCATTGGGTCTGGATCCATGCAGAGGCAGTGGAGGTATTTACAGTGTGAGCCCGGGTGTCTACTCTACCCACATGGCCTGAAGGGTGTCCCCTGGTCCCTgaaaaagaggagaggcagaaggcTCGCTATGCCCTGGCTGCAGAAAGTGGGGCAGTGGAGCCTTCTTCCGGAGCCAAGCCaactgcctccccctcccccagggttgCCTGTGGACTTTGACCAGTACAACGAGCTACACCTGCCGGCAGTCATCCTCAAGACCTTCCTTCGGGAGTTGCCTGAGCCGCTGCTCACATTCGACCTCTACCCCCACGTGGTGGGCTTTCTTAGTGAGTGCTCCTGCCCGCTGCTTCAGCCAGGTCTCAGGGGTGGGACTCAGGGCAGGTGTGTTTGGCCACctgtcctcccaccccaccctctaAGGGAAAAGTCTGGCTGGCGTCCCCCTGGAACTCGTGTCAGGGCCTCTGTACCAGGCACCCCTGTAACCCGGGCTCTCGTCCGTTGTAGGTATtgaggagagccagagagtggAGGTGACGCAGCAGGTCCTCCGCACGCTGCCTGAGGAGAACTTCCGGGTGCTCTGCTTCCTGACGGCCTTCCTAGTGCAGGTGATGTCTCACAAGTTTTGGCCCCTGCTGCTCACTGGGAGCTGGGAGAGGCTCCGTGCTGCCAATTGTTGGCAGGAGACCAAGTGTGTGGCCTTTTGTTGcagtgcatgtgcacacacacacaccccccataTACGCACAAACTCATACACACGCATTGGATTTGTCCACTCAGCCCAGCTTCCCTCTGCAGGTCTCCGCCCACTGTGACCAGAACAAGATGACCAACACCAACCTGGCCGTCGTCTTTGGCCCCAACCTGCTGTGGGCCAAGGATGCTGCCATCACCCTCAAGGCCATCAACCCCATCAACACTTTCACCAAGTTCCTCCTGGACCATCAGGCTGAGCTGTTCCCTAGCTCTGACTCCAGAGGGGTGTGAGCTCCACTCCTGCCCCAGCCACCCCCTTGCTCTGTTTCCCCTCTACCACTTGGGACTCATCCTTGaggcatcagcccaggcctctgcccaGTAGAGACCATGAAGACCCTGGGAGATGGGGGTCTGGGCCCAGGCGCCGTGGCGGTTCACCCCGTTCAGGCCCCCATGCTGGCCCTGGAGGCCTTGCTGTTATTCTGGGACAGTTCTCTTCGCCTTATACCTCTCACTGCCTGTCtgggtgcctggctcctgccagGCTCCCCGGAGTGGGGCTCGGTTCTTCTGGCTGAGCCCAGGGACCCCTTTTCCTGCTTTCTCCTGTCTATGTGGTCTTGGCAACCATGGCTGGCCAGTCACtgccagctgggctggtcctCTCCTCCCTCATCTTCAGCCATGGCCAGCTGACCTGGCCTGGGCATGCCGAGGTGCCTCCATGTCCAGCTTTGGTGCCCTGCTTTTTGGGATGTGCTGTGTGTTACCTTGGATGCGAGCACCCACACCAGTGATCGCGCTAAAGGCTGGGCTTGGAAGGGAGGGATAGTTAGGCAAGGGTGCCAGGACTGGAGTCCCTGCCTATTGCTCCTCTTTCTCCAGGGACTGGGGCGGCCTTTCCTGAGTGCTGCTGCCCCGGGGGCTCCTCGTCCCTTGGTCCTGCCAGGACAGGCAGCTTGGATGAAAGGGCTCAGAGtcccagcacccattggcaacACTCGTGGCTGGTGGGCTCAGCATCAGGTAGACACCCTCCCGCCTCACCTCCTCTCCCACATGCTCAGCCTTGGGCTTCCTGCTCTGGGCAGAGGTGATTTAGTGCCtccggggctgctgggattcctGCCTCCAGCTGGAGAGAAGGCCCGGGCTGCCCACAGGAGGGACCAAgagtttgctcccagctgagAGCTCCTGGCAGGTAGGTTTTGATCGCAGGGCCCTGGTCTCTTTCTGAAACCTGGACCCCACTGCTGGGGGATGACGTTCTTTATTCCAGCTGTGTTCCTTTCCATGACACTCCTGCCGGGGAACCAGGGGTGGCCCCCTCCTGCCACTTTGTTCGCAGGTGGCTAGGATGTATCTGTAATGTCACTGCCCACCCTGCCCCTACCTCCTGCCCCAGCTTGGCCAGCCACTCCACACCCTGAGCTGTGAGGAAGCTCAGGAACCTGCCCAGTGCCCTGTGCCggccaggaggggctggggctgggcctgactTCATTGGGCACCCTGTTCCGGGAAACTGACACAGCTGGACACCCAGGGCCCGGAGCTGTGGCTGGTTCCCTCAGCCCGTGTCTTTAGCCTGGACCCAAACCACTCTGTTTTCTGGCCTCTTTTGTGTGTCAAGCGTTGCTCATAGCCCCATGTTCTGGGGAGCCTTTTAGATCCCTGTGGTAtctggcctggctcctgcctggctggcCTGAACCTGGGTGTATgcggggggcaggggtggggggtagGGCGTGCTTGTACTGTGAATCGGGTGTTAACCATTCACACTTAATGACTTCCTTGGCACCAATCATGTATTTCACCGTTTGCACTTTTTGTATTTCAATAAAGATGGAGATGGACAGCTGCCTGTAAAAGAAGCGAGGCTGGAGACCAGCAGGAAGTGGAGGGGGGCTAGGGAACAGACAGGAACTTGGGAAGAAGTCGCCTCCTGGGTCCGTCTGCCTTCATCTTGGCCACTAGGGAGTACTTTGGAGGCCACTCACCTGAGCCTGTTCTAGGCCTTGAGATAACCACGGTCACCTCTGCTGTGTCTGGCTGCCACCGCATGCAATAGCACCCCAAGTCTGCAGGGACCCCAGATGTGACCTAAGGCAAGCCACGGAGCAGGAACACCAAGTGACAATAGTGGGCAGTGGCATCAGTCTTGCTGAGGTGGGTAGCCTGCTTCCCTCCCTAGCCCTAGGCGACAGTGGTCATGTCACGGGCTTCAGCTCTAATCTTTCCCTCCCAACAGGGCTCCTTCCCACAGGGACGGTACTCACAGTGTGAGTGCTTGGTGGCCACCACAGGACCATGAGCCAAGTCCTGCCCGGCTGGGCTCCTTGAGCCCCCAGCCAGGGAGGCCAATTCCACCTGTTCCCTCTGCAACATGGACGCTGCAGAACCATTTTTCTCCTCTGGGGAACATTTCACTTTGCTTTAAAGATTAAGATGGTAAATTTTGCATCCTGTGCATTTTACCCCAAGTGTTTAAAAAGTAGTTTGTGGGAGAGCAGGACAGACTCACTTGGCTTGGCCTCAAGCTCACAGTGCAGATGCTTGGCACACCCACACTTGCCAGGAGAGCCAGGCCTGAGCTTCAGGACTGCACAGCATTCCTAATGTGCTCGGTGTGAGCACTGaagctgggttccagcagccagGTTATTATAGCCGAAGCGCTCATCCAGGGAGCTTCCGGCAGATGGCATTGGTAGCCAGCCTCCTTTCCTCTGTTTGGCCCTAAGCTGAGCCTGTTTGGGATAAAGGAAACCCgaggggtgggggagatggaGCTGTTTCCTTGGGTTGGGCTCCTGACAGAGCCTCTGAGTAACTCAAAAACCAGTTTAGCATGGGCTCAGCCTCTGGGGTGTAGTGGGGGAATTGCTTTAAAGAGGACAGCACATTTGGATGGGGCCACCAGGGACAGCCTTACTATGTGTGACCCAAGGAATGGGCGACTGGCTGGCTGCTTGGTGATCATGGTCAGTGTTGTGTATAGCCTGCAAATGAGCAACGGTTCCTGTCCCTCTTTGGAAGGAGTGGGCTGGTTGGGAACCATCTCTGCCCCTGAGATGTCAGCCGCTCCACCATCACCGACCCACTCCTATAGCAGCCATAAGCCAGGAGACGGGCCGAGCTGTCAGGGGCCACAGGACTGGTTCCTGCAGGGCTACCCTGATGTTCAGGGCTGCCTGGTGCCCCTGCTGGGGCTGTCAGTTCAAACTTGCTTGGGTTCTTCACTTCCTGCTGCTTGACTCAGCAACTCTGCTGCTCTCTGGCTTGCTCAGCCACAAGCAAATTCTTCCTGCCACCGCATCTGCTGGAGACATGGCGGtgaccaccccccacccccagggccaagtAGTACTATATAGAGTAAAGAGCTGGTGACAATGGACTACTGACTCAAAACCTAGCACCCCATCCATCCCCTGCCTCTATCTATCTTGGTCACTGCTGGGATCCATGGGAAAGAGAACAGTGACTTGTTAGGTCAGGTAGGGTTGGGCTGCTCAGGGGACCTTAGTGCCTTTGATTCTTTGTATGTTCCCAGGGCAAGGACTTGTATTTGAATATTCAGTGATAGCATGAGGCtgtgagatacagaaaaaaaaaatttattggaaatctCTTGAATGCGCTCTGAAGTGTAGCTCAGTATTTCCGAACACATTAAGTTGGAGGGGAGGACTCCACACCTTGGGGACATATGTCCTGTCCTGGGTGGGCAGGAGTTGGGGGTCTGGGGTTCCTCCTTTCTGCTAAGCTGAGCTGAGCGGCAGGGGCCagcctctccagtttcctcacaGATGGCATTCTGGACAAAGGCTGCTGTCGGTAGTGGCTGACGATTGTGGAGGCAAAAAAGGCTGTCCTGGACGACGGCTAACAGGCCTTTCCATTCAAGGCCTGGAAAGAGCAGCAGCCGAGGGGGTTCCCTTGCTGCCCAGCCCCTTTCCAGCATTGCTGCCTTGGAGGACTGGAACAGGCCATGGAGATGGGCTGGGGCCCAGATGGCCACCACTGCTGGGAACGCTGTTTGTCTGTGACAGTGAAGCATGCATGGGGACAAGGCTGTCCTCCAGAGCTGGCTCTAATCCTCAGGGGGCTGACTGGCAGGTGGGAGAGGCATCACTTGTGGCCTGCGCCCAGGCAGCAGAGAATCCCTGCTCCAAGGCAGCCCAGCTGCCAGGACCCAGACCCAGGGCCTGTGCTCAGGCTGCCCGTCTGGCtgggaactgggggggggggggtcagctGGGGAGGACTAGGCACTTGACCTATTCAAGCACTGACACCTGAAGGGACAAGCCAAGCACATTCCCAGCTTTGGTTTCTCAATGAGGAATCAACCCAGCTTGGAAACGTCAGGGCCATGCAGAGACCCTGCCATGAAAGGGAGGGCCAGGCCTATGCAGGAGGCCAAGCccgcagcccagccccaggaagcagggTGCAGGACCCAGCGGCAGGGCACACACACAATGCCTCCTGGGTGCTGCGTGGGGAGCAACTCCGGGGAATCAGGGTGTTTAGCACCCGAGCTCTCCTGCGCTGCCCGGAGGAGGAGTGATTTCAGGCTCCTGCCAGGAATTCGCAGGTATCCGAAGGAAAGCCTGTGGCCACTCCAAATGTAGCCACTCCAGGGACTACCCTGCCATCAGCCAGTCCCagggggtgcagcagcagcccaggaagAGGCCCTCTAACTTCCTCGAGTGAAAGCATCTAACAACCTCAAACATATTTTCTCTATAAAATATCTGATCTCTCTGAATGTAATAAATATTTACCATGTTCTATAACCAAGGAGCAGcaaccagggagggaggaagagggcctGCATGGTGGCTCCCAGAGACACAGTCCCCCTTCCCCCTGGGCCAGGCAAGGCAGCCACCAGGGCCGCTGGGCACAGCCTCCGGGGTTCGGCATGGCTTTGGAGTTCTTGTCACCTCGTGCAGGGGTAGGGAGGATAGAGGGTAGGTAGGAGTCCTGTACATTCACCCACAAGTGGGCCAGGCACAGGGGCAGAGAGGGCGAGAGAGAAACAGGAGGGCTCCTGCAGCTATAGGGGACAACCAAGGGCCTAGAGGACCCACTCCTTCCTTCCCACAGCCTGGTTCCAGGCTCAGGGGCCCCTGCGGGAATGTCACAGGGCAAGGGCACCCCCAGATAGGAGGCTGGCAGCAGGAGGCTCAGGGGCCCATAGATGTCCCTGCTGCAGGCCTTGGGCCCTCCTGTGACAAAGGGGCTGTTAGTCTCCAAGGCCAAAGCCTGAGTCCTCTCAATCACAGCTCCTGCCTTTGATGGGTGCCATGGAGTCTCCGGGGTCCGAGAGCAGGAACTTGTGGGTTCCTGTGGGGCAGAAGGAGGGACTGGAGCAGCTGATGGCTGAGGGACTCGCCTTCCCTAGGACCACAGCAAGGGATGCCACAGGTCACTACGGACACTTTTACTGCAAGGTTTCCACAAAGGCATCAAACTCTCGGACGTTCTTCTCGTGCACGGCCAGCTTCTCTGGCAGGGAGTCCTGTAGAGAGAATAAAGCACGGCTTACTCCGGAGCTCCTGTAGGGTCAGCCAGTAAGGCCAGAAGGGTGCTGAGAACCAGGGTAGCATAGCAGGCCTAGGGAAGAGGACTACAGGCACCTGGGGCTCTGTGGCACTGCAAGGCACAGAATGGCTTATGGAATCCAAGCAGGTCACCAGAAAGGACTATATCAAAAATGGgatgagacagagaaacaaagatgaCAACCTCTGGCAGAGATCAGACAGTACTGCTCTAAGAATTAAGTTATTAAGTGAAAGACTTTGGGGTCAATGTTGCAGCATTCTGAAGTAAagcccccatatgggtgcctgttcaagtcccagctctctgcaaatatgcctgggaTAGCACCCTAAGGTGGTCCAAGTGttcacgtgggagaaccagatgaagctcctggcttctgactttggtctggcccagccctgaatgtTGCAGCCAATTAGGAGTGAACTGGGAGATGGAAGGTATCtaactcccttcctctctgtgtgttctgcttctcaaataaataaacaaactttaaaaaaaattctttacacCTTATTAGCAGGGCACAAGAATCAACTGGGGAACAAGGCAGTCCCCATGAGAGTCCTGACCTAGGAATCTACATCTTTGCATAGctgggaaagaggggagagagagagaacaataaaTGAGATGCAGAGACAGTTGTGAGAAGCTGACCAGTCTGAGATCTGGAATAAGCAAACATTAAACTGCCTCTGGGGAGCTGAACCACTGAAATCCCATCAGAAGAGTCATAAtgggggcaggtgggggggcATGCTAGGGACCTGCATGTGTCACACTGTCTGCTCAGAAGTGGCCAGGACAACTGAGCTGAGGCACATGGAGTGCTCCAGGAGCAATGCGCACCAGCCGTGCCATTGTGTGTGTTCTGTTCCTGGATTCATTTTCTTCCCCGGGCAAGTTGCAAGAGGGGCAGGGGAGTGAGTACCCAAGCAGGCCTTGAAGAGCCAGGATGGCTGGCACCGCAACTTTGTTTGGCTTCACTGTGGGTCAGCACAGTCAAGAAGATCAGAGTGTCCGTTTTCTCATCCAAAACTGGGGATGAAAAATCTACTGCTTATAGCTGTCAGATTCCTGTTAAAGCACTCAGAAAAAATGCTGGGTACTGAGAAAACTCCAACAGGTGTTAGTAACTATAATTGGGGCTGGAATAGTAAATGAAGCAATTTCGGCATCCCAAATGGGggccacttccaattcagctccctgctaatggcctgggaagagctgtgggagatggcccaagtgctgcagCATTTGACATTGGCAAGAGAGAGCcagatgtagctcctggctccttgctctggcctGCCTCACCCCTGgcagctgcagtcacttggggagtgaaccagcagatggaagacctctattctctttccttctgcccaggagaaggcagggaaaCTGCCGCTCAGCCGTGGACCAGGGCCACCTGCTGGGTAAATTCCACCGCTGAACACAGGCTGTCAAGACAGACTGGCTGGGCAGCACTGGGCAGCACAGTCAAGAGGGCACAGAAGGCAAGGGCCTGGGTGATGCTGGAAAAGGACAGCAAAGGAGGAACTGAGTCTGAGCAAATTCAAGAGAATGCAAATCACCAAGCAGCCTGCAAGTGCATTCCTGTTCTGAAGGAGACAGGAGGAGCAAGGGTGGGCCAAGGAGAGAAAGGGGCTTCCATACCAAGTCCTCCGCCATGGACTGGGCTCCGATGTCTATGGAGAGGCTGCTCAGCTGAGGAGGGTTCTGGAATTCCCGGTAGAAGGTCCCCAAGTCCATGGGAAGAATGTCATCTTTTGAAAATGCCGGTTTCTTTGGAAACAAGACAGACACGCATTAGCGTGTGTAGGGTCAGAGCAAAGTGACAGAGGGGGGGACATTGGAAGCCAGTGTTGTCCTGGCCCCCAGTGCTTAGCACTGGGTTCCTCTAGGCTCGTCTCGCCAGCGAGGTGTGCACCTGTGGTGACCCTTGTTCCTGGCACAAGCAGGCCGCACCCCTGCCGAGGTTTGCACCTCCTTCCTCCAAACTCCTCTACATAACAAGGGCTAGCCACTTGGTGAGCAGCACCTACATGGACATCACAAGAAAAAAACGTTCACGGTGAACTGCCAAGACACAGCACAAAACGCCTTGTTGTCATGGGCCTCTGAACACTTCCCCAGACATGGTTCCTGGCAGGGTGCCCGGTGAAAGAATTCTTGTTCAATCGCAGGAGTTGCCTCCTGGTTCACTACTTCCAGGATGGCAAAGGGCAAAGGCATGGGTGGCCACTTACAAAGTCAATCATGACGAAGTCATCATGGGCATTGCCACTGCTGCCCCCACTGGAACCATCAGAGTGCAGGCTGCACTGGAGAGGAGACTCGGGATCCGGGGAGTCAGGGGGATTCACCTGTTTCATGATAAGGCAGAGTCAACAGCTGCTCCTGGGAAGTGCTATCCGAATCTGAGGAAGAGTAGGTGGTGCTCTGTAGGGGTTATGCTGCTGTCTGCCTGCAAACCCAGCATTCTGCAGCCAAGTGCTGGTTCTaggcctggctactctgcttctgatctagctccctgctgacgcacctggaaaagtagcatcctcactgcctcccacatGCCACACCCACACAGAACTCCCGGCTccttcttggcccagccctgaccactgcagccactgtaggagggaaccagcagatgggaggtctctctctAACTGaagctttcagataaataaatctgaaaaaaaaaaaaaaaatctgagaattcTGTAAAGATTTCAGTGCTGTGTACAGACTGGTGGTCTGCGAAGGACCAAGCCATCTGGCCCAGGAAGGTTGATGATGATGAAGGTGCCATGCCCTGGAGATTGGTGGCCCGTGTTGGTCTCACCATTGGGTCAGTATCCTCCAGCTCCAAATTCTTGGGAGCAAACATGGCAAAGGGGATGTCCAAACTCGTCAGGGGCACCTAAAGAGACACAAGAGGAAATCATCAGTGCCTGCCCTTCATCCCAGCTTCTGCATTGCCTCACAGACTGAGTTCACGGACCTACTGTTAGGACAAGACACCTCCTGAGCCCACTGTGGCCAACTCCACTGGTCACATAAGCTGAGGTAGGGCTGTGACTCTGCCCCAGCAGGGTCTAGCTTCTCTCCCCAACAGAGCTTAAAAGACTCCAGAACAAcacttcttacacacacacacacacacacacactatacttGATATTTCAACAGATTCCAGGCTCACAAATCCTCACGTAAAACTCAGGAACTCACACACAAGGCAACGGCAATGACATAAGAATCACCTGGTTGACGGGTTTGTTGACAAAAGCCCCCACTTTCCGAACAAAGATGGTCTCCAGGACATCCCGAGGGGAGGCCCGGCCCTCACTGCTGTTGGATACAGTTTCGGCATCCTCACtgcaagaaggaagggagagtggtagtctcttgtgtttcccCAGAATCTACTATCCTCTGCCTGAAGCACTGGCATCCAACaggggtgctgattctaatccaggctgctccacttcctatccagttccctgcatgtagcctgggaaagctgcaaaggatggctcaagtccttgggctcctgtacacatgtggaagatccagaggaagctcctagctttggatccgctcagtttcggacattgtggccatttagggagtgaaccagcagatggaagacctttccctgtctctccttttctttgtaaatctgccttcccaataaaacagatatgtaaatataaatatgtgtacataaacgtatatacatacatacatatatatatatatatatatatttatttatttaagaatgtCCCCTCTGTGTTGGCTATTCACAAACAGGCTCAGGAATGGAAGCTCAGAAACAAAAGCATGTAAAATGGCTGAGTTCCTCTTCTGATCCTCTGACAGCTGCTGGGATAACGTGGGACAGAGGTTTTAGAGACCAGGCAGGAAATGAATGTTCTTGATGGATTGTATAAAGTGATTTttcccaaatgctttctctcccaCTCCTCTCCTGTGGGAATGAGAAACGCCAGGAATTTCAGGGATCAGAGTGTGCACTCTGGTTGGGGGAGCCCTGCGGTCCTGGAGTCCCTGGGTGCCTCCATTCCAAGCGTGAGTAGGCAGGGCGGGTCCACTGCAGTTCCCAGGGGAGTGCTGAGGGCCGTgccaggagcagcaggaactccggGGTCAGAGTATGTGGGCCGTGTCCTGTATCCTCTCCAGGTCCAAGGGAGCCTAGGCCAGCCTCCCTCTCCTGTGACACCCTCCTCCTGAAACGGGAGCTGGCAGCACTGACTTCTGCAGGGTGCCACCTGACAAATGCCATGCATAACTCCGGCCATCAGAAAcgaccagcattccatttggttTGTTGTGTTGCTAGAACAACTTATCAAAGTAAAATTTTGGTTCCTCACTGGATAACACCATTTCACATATACATCAGATAgactaaaaagcaaaacaaaagtagCAACCAGCCAGAccaacaaaagggaaaaaaaaaccctctcatcTCTGCCTTTTAGAATGTTCCATACGAGCTAACTGCATTAATTATTCCAAATGTACAGAGATCCCCTGTGGCTGTTTTACCAGGTGTTTCCACAAGGAGAGTCAGAAGTAGGATACTGAACAACCGCAAGGCAGGTTTGGTCATCCAGAGACCATTAAAAGTGGTTGATCCCTAATAGGCACACGGAAAAtaaagaggcagaggcagagagcgaggagtcttctgtctgctggttcgttccctagatgaagccagcagccagcagttttgtccgggtctctcatgtgatcatttgttgccttctcaggcaacaacaggcagctagattggaagtgtgAGACTTacactggcacttatatgggatgccagtgttgcagacaggGGCTTGAACCACAGCACTGAACCCTAAAGTACTTtactatcttgttttttttttttttttttttttagatttattattattggaaagccggatatacagagaggaggagagacagagaggaagatcttccatccgatgtttcactccccaagtgagccgcaacaggctagtgcgcgccaatccgaagccaggaaccaggaacctcttccgggtctcccacgcgggtgcagggtcccaaagcattgggctgtcctcgactgctttcccaggccacaagcagagagctggatgggaagtggagctgccgggattagaaccggcacccatatgggatcccggggcattcaa
The sequence above is a segment of the Ochotona princeps isolate mOchPri1 chromosome 4, mOchPri1.hap1, whole genome shotgun sequence genome. Coding sequences within it:
- the ARHGAP1 gene encoding rho GTPase-activating protein 1; its protein translation is MDPLSELQDDLTLDDTSQSLNQLKLASIDEQNWPSDEMPDFSKSEDSKSSSPEPVTHLKWDDPYYDIARHQIVEVAGDDKYGRKIIVFSACRMPPSHQLDHSKLLGYLKHTLDQYVESDYTLLYLHHGLTSDNKPSLSWLRDAYREFDRKYKKNIKALYVVHPTMFIKTLLILFKPLISFKFGRKIFYVNYLSELSEHVKLEQLGIPRQVLKYDDFLKSTQKSPATAPKPMPPRPPLPNQQFGVSLQHLQEKSPDQQPIPIVLRETVAYLQAHALTTEGIFRRSANTQIVREVQQKYNMGLPVDFDQYNELHLPAVILKTFLRELPEPLLTFDLYPHVVGFLSIEESQRVEVTQQVLRTLPEENFRVLCFLTAFLVQVSAHCDQNKMTNTNLAVVFGPNLLWAKDAAITLKAINPINTFTKFLLDHQAELFPSSDSRGV